The Candidatus Eisenbacteria bacterium genome segment GCGCTCGCACTCGCGACGGCCGCCGCGGGTTTCGCGGGCGCCGCGGCCTCTTCGCCGCCGCTCAGCCGCGCGATCTCGGTCCCCACCAACACCGTCGTGCCTTCCTTGATCAGGATCTCGCTCAGCACGCCATCGGCCGGTGACGGGATCTCGACGTTGATCTTGTCGGTCTGGATCTCGACCAGCGGCTCTTCCTTACGTACGCGGTCACCGGCGTTCTTGAGCCAGCGCGAGACCGTCCCCTCGGCGACGCTTTCACCGAGCTGCGGGACGACGATCGAGATCGCCATTGCGGTTCCTCCGGCTCTCGTGTGCGAGAGCGATCGTGTCGAGTCTAGGCGCCCGCGCGCGCGGCCTGGCGGCGTGCGAGCCTGAGTCTGCGGCGTTCCTGTGCGCGCGCGTGCTCGGCGCGTTCGTCATCGCTCTCGAGTGTCAGTGTCGGCACCGGTGCCGGCCGATGGGTCACCGGATCGAGCGCCACGAAGGTGACGAACGCGGTGGCCGTGTGACGCCGCTCCCCGCTCAACAGATCCTCCGACTCGACGTCCACCCGGATCTCCATGCTGCTGCGGTCCACCAGCGTGATGTGTGCGTGAATCAGTGCCAGCTGCCCGATGTTGATCGGCGCTTCGAACGACATCTCGTCGAATGCCGCGGTCACCACCGGGCGACGCGAGTGTCGGTTGGCCACCACCGCCGCCGCCAGGTCGATCCAGTGCATGACCGTTCCGCCGAGCAGCGTGCCGTGCACGTTCGCGTGCTGGGGCAGGACCAGCTGCGTCATCTCGGTCGCGGAGTCGCGCACGGTGCGGGCATCGCGGTTCCGATCGGTGGTCGCGGGCAGGTTCATCCTCCGGAAGGTCGTGACCAGGGCCGCAATTGCCGGGCCCCGCGTTCAGGCGGCGAAACGCGCGGATTATAGGGAGCGGCCGTGGGACCGACAAACACGACGGCCGGGCTCCCGTAGGGGCCCGGCCGTGTGGAGAAGCGGTTTCGAACTACTGCAGCAACACGGCGCGCGCGATCTGCGACGCGTCGTCGGTCTTGAGTCGCAGGAAGTACATCCCGGCGCCGAGCGCGTTCTTGCCCGAGCGGTTCCAGTCACGCTGGTAGGTGCCCGCCGGCAGGTAACCCTTGAAGATCTCGCCCACACGACGACCCGAGACGTCGAAGACGCCGATGTCGACGTTCGTGCCCTTCGGCAGCGCGAACGTGAGACGCGGGTTACGCGACGGGTTCGGGCCGACGGCGAAGCGCAGCTGCTGCACTTCTCCGGCGCCCACGCCGACGTTGAGGCCGTGATCGGCGATGTCCGCATCGTTGCGCGGCGAGATGCGGAACGGCCGCGTGCCTTCGCGGTAGTTCAGCAATCCGGTGACGGTGACGGTGTGAGCCGAATCCGGATCGAACGCGTACGAGCTGCTCTGGTTCGAGACCAGCATCGTGTCCGCGAACCCGGGTGCCGGCCCGGCGATGAAGAAGCCTTCGCCCGGGAGCCGGTCCTCGGTGATCCGCGCGTACTGCACGCGCACCAGCATGCCTTCGTAGTCCTCGCCATTGGTGAGCGACTGCGCCACATCGCAGGTGGTGTCGCTGAGGACCGCGATCGTCTGAGTGCGCGGAGTCGGAATCACGCCGACACCCTCGTCCTTCAGGTACACGGTGGTGACGCCTTCGGTCAGCCCGCCCGGGACGCTCGTGCTGATGCCGTTGAACTCCTGCAGCTGTCCCGCGATCAGGTAACGGCGACCGACCGTGAGCGGTGACGGCGGAGCGAACACCGGCATGGCCGAACGCAGGTTCACGTTGTCCTCGTCGGCGAGGTAGTAGACCGTTCCGAAGGCCGCGACCACGGTACCGCGATAGGAAATGCGCGTACCGGAGCCGCCGGTGGCGAGGGCGAAGCGCGAGCGATCGGCACACGGAGCGCCGCCGAGCCCGGCTGCGTCCGGCAGCTGGAGCGTGCGAAGCGACATCACGCCGTTCGCGAAGCTGCGCGACTGAGGTGCCGGCATCTTGAGGCCCGCGGCCGAGCGGATATCGCTGGCAGTCACCGTCTCCGCGTCTCCATCGAAGAGTCCGTTCGAGACATTGAGCTGAACGAACTTGCCGGATCCGCCTTCGAGCGTTGCCGAGTTGATGGTTCCGAACGAGGCGAGCGAGTACTTCTGCACACTGTCGGCACTCGCCTGATTCAGATCACGATCGAACTGCAGACGGATGATGTTGTCCTCGATCGGATACGCGTCCACCAGGGTTGGCGGGGCCGAGGCGAACAGGTCCTCGGAGCCGCGCATCAGGATGCGGTACGAGGAGACTCCGCTGATGACCGCCTGGTGCATGACACCCTGAGCCGAGTCGATCACGGTACCGACGGCGAGCGCCGGAATATTCGAGAGCGAGAAGCCGTCGAGTGCCGCGGTGTCGCCGGGGAACGAAGCGTGCGACACGAGCATGGTGCGCGAGCCGACGCCGAGACCGGCAATACGGCCCACCACCAGCGGTCCACGGAGCTTGACCAGCATGCCTTCGTACGGCTCGCCGTTGGTGGCGAGTGCGGGCACCCAGTTGAACTGATCGACGTCACCGACATAGTAGCCCGGCACCGCTGCGGTTCCGGTCTCGAAGATGACGATGTCGTTGGTGCCCTGTCCATTGTCGTAGTCGGTCAGCTCGGTGAACGGGCCGGTGAACTCGAGCTTGCGACCGCTCACGCGCACCTGGCTTCCGAGCACCAGCCCGCCGTTCGAAAGCCCGGGCGACTCCGGCGTCACCGTGCTGAAGTAGTTGAAAGAACCGGTGAAGACCTGAACGCCCTGCCACGGTCCCGCCGTGCTGGTCTGAATCCAGAATGCGAACGGCGAGAAGTCCTTGTCGAAGGCGGTGACGGTGCCGGTCACGCCGGCCAGCGTGTCGCCGGACGCCGCCGCGCACGTGAAGGTGGTGTCCTGGATCTGACGGATCACCACCGAGTCCTCGCACGCACCACCCGGGCCGTCGGGGCCGGGCGGAAACTGCGTCGCCGAGGCGAGCATGGCGACCAGCAGCAGGCTGACCGTGCTCGCGATGAGGGTGAGAATTCGCTTCATGGAAGACCTCGCTAGCGTGATGGACGAGTGAATCGAGGGCGCTCGCGTACGAGCGAGCTCGATTCGGGCGGGGCGAATGAACGAGGGAAATGCGGCGGAGCGGGGCTGAAGCCTCCTTGGTTGTCAGGCACGATGCGATCAGCAAAACCGCTCAGGTTCGTCGCGGGAAGGATGCCCTTGTCAGGACGTGGTAAAAGGCTACCAGTGACGCCTCCCGCGCTCAAGGATTCCGAGGAAACTCCCGACTCCGAACCGGACCGTCCCGGCCGGAAGCGATTGCAGGACTTGCTACGGCCGCCCGCGGCGTGCGGAGCCACGCTGCGGTCGCGGCGGTGGCAATTGGGCGATCAGGGCGTCCAGGAATCGCGCCGCGTCGCCCTGATTGCCGCCGCTGGCGCCTCGCAGCGCGGTCGAGATCAGGATCGCCTGCCCGCCCGCGGGCTGCGGCGCCCGCACTCCGACCGGAAGATCGACGGTGTGGGGTTGCGAAAGGGTTCCGAGCCGAGCCCAGACCGCGACATGGTTCGTATCGCGGACCGCGAAGGCACGGAGGCCGGCGTAGTTCTGCGTCTGGCGCAGCACCGCGTTGTAGATCGAGCTGTTCAGCACCTTGCCGACCGAAATCCCCCAGTCGGCGGCACCGCCCGTCCCCTGACCGGTCGGGTGCACCAGCAACGAGTCGCAATCCAGGTAGTCGGTGAGAAACGCGGGCGAGAAGCAGCCGGCCGCACCTTCGCCCACCACGCTCGCGAAGCCCTCGAACAGGAAGGTCCCGCCGGCGTCGAGGTAGGCTTCGATGCCGCTCTGGTATTGCTGAATCACGGTCGAGGGCGTGGTGATGGTCGCGAAGCCGCGATACCAGAACACCGCGTCGTACAGGCTGAAGACGCGCTCCAGATCGATGGCGGAGCGGAAGGGATTGGTGAACTCGAGTCGCAGCAGCTCGAACGAACCGGGTGCCAGGTTGCGAGCGAGCGCGTTCACCCACAGCGAATCGGTGACCGACTGGGCGACGCCGGCTCCCGGCACGTCATCGATCAGGAGCACTCTCCCACGCTGCCGCAGCGTGTCCGGCACCGGGCGCCGCACGTACCACGACATGCTGTCGATGGTGCTCGCCCGCCCGCCGGCGTCGATCGCCTGCAGGTACAGGCGACGCGGGCCCGAGCGGTAGGCGCCGCCCTGCAGGAAGTCGGCACTCGGGAGCGAGAACCCGTTGCCCTGAAGCACCCGCGCGTTCGCCTCGTTGCCGTCGAGCCACAGTCGATACTGCAGCCGACTTGCCGCACCGTCGGGATCGACTCCGTTCCAGTTCACGGTCACCGCTGCGTAGCTGCTGTCGATGCTGCGAAGCGCGTTGGTGATGCGAACGGTCGGCGCCTCGTTCGTGAACGAGAACTGCTGCGAGGCCGGCGTCGGATCGAGCGCGCCCTGATCGTCGATCGCCCGCACTTCGAAGCGCGGCGTCGAAACGCCGGTCGGAGTCGGCACCGCGATCTGGCGATCGGTATCGGCGGTGCGGACCCAGGCCGAATCGGCCGGCCGCGCCGGGTCGAGCAACCGATACTCGTACGCTTCGACGAAGCCGTCCGAGTCGAGCCCGAGCCAGTACAGATGCACGTCGTAGACGACCTCGTGCGGCACGCCGTCGTTCGGATCGAACTGCACGAATAGCGTGGTCTCGGGCGATACGTTCGGCGACAACGTGGTCGCTGGAGAGCAGGCACCGAGCGCGAGCACGACCGCGAGCACCGCCGAGTGCGCGAGCCTCGCCACCGTCGAACGCGGCATCAGAACCCCTCCCGATCGGACTTCACGATCAGGAACTTGCCGAGCTGTCGCTCGCCGGTCTGCTTGTCTTCGACCGAGTACATGTAGAGCCCGGTCGCGGCCGCCTGTCCCTGTCGCGTGATCAGGTTCCAGGCATAGCTGCGACCCGACAGTCGAATGTCCTGCACGTCCAGTTCCCGACGCGGGTCGAACACTCCGCGTGCGTCGGTGCCGCGATAGGACGCGCCGTTGAAGTCGGTCTCGAATACCAGGTCACCGGCCAGGGTGTAGATCTTGATCGACGCGGTCGGCGGCAAGTTGGCGAACCACAGATAGTGATCGCGAACCAGCTGCCCCTGGTCCCAACGCGCCTCGACGCGATAGGGATTCGGGAACACCGTGACCTTGTCGCCCGCCACCTGTTCGCCGGGCGCCGGGCTCGGGATCGCCAGAAACTTGTTGTTGCGGCTGATGCCGCTCTCGAGCGAGCTGATGCGAACGTTGCCGAGGTCGAACGCCGTGACCGACACGAAGTACTTGAAGCCGTCGCGCAGATTCGGGATCTGGTAGCGATAGCGGTAAGTGCGCCCGTCGATCACCGTGTCGCGGCGAATCGCAGCGAAGCCGGTGTTGAAACCCGTGGTGTCGTGCGGCGCGGTGGTCTTGTCCCACTCCCCGATGCGATTCAGTTCGAGCCGTTCGTCGCCCAGGTACAACCGATAGCCCTCGAAATCCTGCGGCACCGGACTGGTCGGATCGATCGCCAGCTCGGAGGTGTCGTCCCAGTACACGTCCAGCGCCTCGTGGCGCGCGACCACCTTGATGTTCGGCGGCGGCGGCGGGATCGGAATGACGTAGTTGTTGTCGAACGCATCCTGCGCGAAGCGCGCGTGTTCCTGGATGTCCGCGACCTCGGCACCGCCGACCAGGGCGAAGTCCACCACGATGCTGTCGCCCGGATCGATCTGGCTGAACGGGCCGACCGCGAACAACGTGACCGGATCGCCGCCGGGCTGCAGCGAGTCACCGGCGACCGGCTGCAGCACTCCGGTGCTGATCAGCCCGTACTT includes the following:
- a CDS encoding dihydrolipoamide succinyltransferase produces the protein MAISIVVPQLGESVAEGTVSRWLKNAGDRVRKEEPLVEIQTDKINVEIPSPADGVLSEILIKEGTTVLVGTEIARLSGGEEAAAPAKPAAAVASASA
- a CDS encoding acyl-CoA thioesterase, yielding MNLPATTDRNRDARTVRDSATEMTQLVLPQHANVHGTLLGGTVMHWIDLAAAVVANRHSRRPVVTAAFDEMSFEAPINIGQLALIHAHITLVDRSSMEIRVDVESEDLLSGERRHTATAFVTFVALDPVTHRPAPVPTLTLESDDERAEHARAQERRRLRLARRQAARAGA
- a CDS encoding T9SS type A sorting domain-containing protein, whose translation is MKRILTLIASTVSLLLVAMLASATQFPPGPDGPGGACEDSVVIRQIQDTTFTCAAASGDTLAGVTGTVTAFDKDFSPFAFWIQTSTAGPWQGVQVFTGSFNYFSTVTPESPGLSNGGLVLGSQVRVSGRKLEFTGPFTELTDYDNGQGTNDIVIFETGTAAVPGYYVGDVDQFNWVPALATNGEPYEGMLVKLRGPLVVGRIAGLGVGSRTMLVSHASFPGDTAALDGFSLSNIPALAVGTVIDSAQGVMHQAVISGVSSYRILMRGSEDLFASAPPTLVDAYPIEDNIIRLQFDRDLNQASADSVQKYSLASFGTINSATLEGGSGKFVQLNVSNGLFDGDAETVTASDIRSAAGLKMPAPQSRSFANGVMSLRTLQLPDAAGLGGAPCADRSRFALATGGSGTRISYRGTVVAAFGTVYYLADEDNVNLRSAMPVFAPPSPLTVGRRYLIAGQLQEFNGISTSVPGGLTEGVTTVYLKDEGVGVIPTPRTQTIAVLSDTTCDVAQSLTNGEDYEGMLVRVQYARITEDRLPGEGFFIAGPAPGFADTMLVSNQSSSYAFDPDSAHTVTVTGLLNYREGTRPFRISPRNDADIADHGLNVGVGAGEVQQLRFAVGPNPSRNPRLTFALPKGTNVDIGVFDVSGRRVGEIFKGYLPAGTYQRDWNRSGKNALGAGMYFLRLKTDDASQIARAVLLQ